A DNA window from Macadamia integrifolia cultivar HAES 741 chromosome 4, SCU_Mint_v3, whole genome shotgun sequence contains the following coding sequences:
- the LOC122075201 gene encoding la protein 1-like: protein MAIAASLNEETAKKVLRQVEFYFSDSNLPRDNFLKKSINESEDGMVSLALICSFSRMKSHLNLGDAKLEDVSEDVVKAVAEVLRKSASLKISEDGKKVGRSTELAKPEEVMEQVDIRTIAAGPLEYNVKLEDVESFFSQYGKVNSVRLPRRVSDKRFFCGSALIEFSTEEDAENVLRKELVYAGAELELKPKKDFDAERARLLEEFERSNSSTGSNSRNSSGSDSSYPKGLIVAFKLKSLSTEESAEKNGIHETTDDNEDASKLSKESDSAINAPKEGEKEVSENVEDIEKEPINNTDEDIREKADKKTAEESEENETEDKGSPEDSCLEGEDKAMVGEKNYAAALYKDNKDIVMREDLKDVFQRFGTVKFVDYRIGEDSGYIRFEEPEAAQKARAAAVLVEQGGLVVKNFIATLEPVTGDAEKDYWSLLRGNQDRHRDSRGNRGRGGKHRGGRHFGGKHARSKENNSTFGRPSKAQKVAAA from the exons ATGGCGATTGCTGCTTCATTGAACGAAGAAACAGCAAAGAAAGTCCTTCGTCAG GTTGAGTTTTACTTCAGCGATAGCAATCTTCCGAGAGATAATTTCCTGAAGAAATCGATCAATGAGAGCGAAGATGGAA TGGTTAGCTTGGCATTGATATGCTCGTTCTCTCGGATGAAATCTCATCTCAACCTGGGGGATGCGAAGCTGGAAGACGTGTCTGAGGATGTAGTGAAGGCTGTGGCTGAAGTCCTGAGGAAATCTGCTTCTCTTAAAATTTCTGAGGATG gTAAGAAAGTTGGAAGGTCTACTGAACTTGCAAAACCAGAAGAGGTTATGGAGCAAGTAGATATAAGAACAATTGCTGCTGGACCTCTTGAGTATAATGTGAAGCTTGAAGATGTAGAGTCCTTCTTTAGTCAATATGGCAAG GTAAATAGTGTTAGGCTGCCTCGTCGTGTTTCAGACAAGAGGTTCTTTTGTGGTAGTGCTCTGATTGAGTTCTCTACAGAGGAAGATGCTGAAAATGTTTTAAGAAAAGAATTGGTTTATGCAGGAGCTGAGttagaactaaaaccaaa GAAGGATTTTGATGCTGAAAGGGCAAGACTGCTGGAAGAATTTGAGAGATCCAATTCCTCCACAGGTTCAAACAGTAGGAACAGTTCAGGTTCGGATTCTAG CTATCCAAAAGGCTTAATTGTAGCATTTAAATTGAAGAGTTTGTCCACCGAAGAATCTGCAGAAAAAAATGGTATTCATGAGACAACAGATGATAATGAAGATGCTAGCAAGTTAAGCAAGGAATCGGATTCAGCAATAAATGCTCCTAAAGAAGGTGAAAAGGAGGTATCAGAAAATGTTGAAGATATTGAAAAGGAACCAATCAATAATACTGACGAGGATATAAGAGAAAAAGCTGATAAGAAAACTGCTGAGGAGAGTGAAGAAAATGAGACTGAAGACAAGGGATCTCCTGAAGACTCTTGTCTAGAAGGTGAGGATAAGGCAATGgttggagaaaaaaattatgCTGCTGCTCTGTACAAGGATAATAAGGACATCGTAATGCGTGAAGATTTGAAGGATGTATTTCAAAGATTTGGCACAGTTAAG TTTGTTGATTACAGAATCGGGGAAGATTCAGGGTACATTCGGTTTGAAGAGCCAGAAGCAGCTCAGAAAGCTCGTGCTGCAGCTGTGCTAGTTGAGCAAGGTGGTCTGGTCGTGAAGAACTTTATCGCTACCTTGGAACCAGTAACTG GTGATGCTGAAAAGGATTACTGGAGCCTACTCCGTGGTAATCAGGATAGGCACAGGGACAGTAGAGGGAATCGAGGAAG GGGAGGTAAACACAGAGGTGGGAGGCATTTTGGAGGTAAACATGCTCGCTCGAAAGAAAATAATTCAACCTTCGGCCGACCAAGTAAAGCTCAGAAAGTAGCTGCTGCTTGA